The genomic region CATTGGTGGCGGCCCCGGAACAAGAACTCAAGCACCACTGGGACTACCTCTACGAACCAGACGCCAAAGAGCTGCTTGACGGCTTGATGGTGCGCTACGTGGAGTCGCAGGTGTACCAGGCGGTGGTCGAGAACAACGCGGCTGAACAAGCTGCGCGGATGATCGCGATGAAGAACGCTACCGACAACGCCGGTGATTTGATCAGCGATTTGCAGCTGATCTACAACAAGGCGCGTCAGGCTGCGATCACCCAAGAGATCTCGGAAATCGTCGGCGGCGCTGCCGCGGTTTAACGGTTCAAATATTCAGAGGATCCAGCTATGAGTAGCGGACGTATCGTTCAAATCATCGGCGCCGTTATCGACGTGGAATTCCCACGCGACAGCGTACCGAGCATCTACAACGCTTTGAAAGTCAAAAGCGATGCAGGCACCACCCTGGAAGTTCAGCAGCAGCTGGGCGACGGCGTGGTTCGTACCATTGCAATGGGTTCCACCGAAGGCTTGAAGCGCGGTCTGGAAGTCACTGACTCTGGCGCAGCCATCTCCGTACCGGTCGGTAAAGCGACCCTGGGCCGGATCATGGACGTCCTCGGTAACCCGATCGACGAAGCCGGTCCAATCGACACCGAAGAGCGCTGGGGCATTCACCGTCCTGCGCCTTCCTTCGCGGAACAAGCGGGCGGCAACGACCTGCTGGAAACCGGCATCAAGGTTATCGACCTGGTTTGCCCGTTCGCCAAGGGCGGTAAAGTCGGTCTGTTCGGTGGTGCCGGTGTAGGCAAAACCGTAAACATGATGGAACTGATCCGTAACATCGCCATCGAGCACAGCGGTTATTCCGTGTTCGCCGGTGTGGGTGAGCGTACTCGTGAGGGTAACGACTTCTACCACGAGATGAAGGATTCCAACGTTCTGGACAAAGTGGCACTGGTTTACGGTCAGATGAACGAGCCGCCGGGTAACCGTCTGCGCGTAGCACTGACCGGCCTGACCATGGCCGAGAAGTTCCGTGACGAAGGTAACGACGTTCTGCTGTTCGTCGACAACATCTATCGTTACACCCTGGCCGGTACTGAAGTATCCGCACTGCTGGGCCGTATGCCTTCCGCAGTAGGTTACCAGCCGACCCTGGCCGAAGAGATGGGTACTCTGCAAGAGCGTATCACTTCGACCAAAAACGGTTCGATCACCTCGATCCAAGCGGTATACGTACCTGCGGATGACTTGACTGACCCGTCGCCAGCGACCACGTTCGCCCACTTGGACGCCACCGTCGTACTGTCCCGTGACATCGCCTCCCTGGGTATCTACCCAGCGGTCGATCCACTGGATTCGACTTCGCGCCAGCTGGACCCGAACGTTATCGGCCAGGAACACTACGACACCGCTCGCGGCGTCCAGTACGTTCTGCAGCGTTACAAAGAACTGAAGGACATCATTGCGATCCTGGGTATGGACGAGCTGTCGGAAACCGACAAGCAGTTGGTATCCCGCGCTCGTAAGATCCAGCGCTTCTTGTCGCAGCCGTTCTTCGTGGCTGAAGTCTTCACCGGTGCCTCGGGTAAATACGTTTCCCTGAAAGACACCATTGCTGGCTTCAAAGGCATCCTCAACGGTGACTACGACCACCTGCCAGAACAAGCGTTCTACATGGTCGGCGGCATCGAAGAAGCGATCGAGAAAGCCAAGAAACTGTAATTCCGGCGCCCGGTAACGGGCGCTAATCAGGTTGAGGCAAGCAGATGGCTATGACATTCCATTGCGATATCGTCAGCGCGGAAGGGGAAATCTTCTCCGGTCAGATCGAGAGTGTGATTGCACACGGCGAACTGGGCGACCTGGGTATTAACTTTGGCCACGCGCCATTGATTACATCCTTGAAGCCTGGTCCGATCACTCTGACCAAGCTGGGCGGGGAAAGGGAGGTGTTTTACATCTCCGGTGGTTTCCTCGAGGTTCAGCCGAACATGGTCAAGGTACTTGCCGACACCGTGCAACGTGCTGCCGACCTGGATGAAGCCTCCGCTCAGGAAGCCGTCAAGGCTGCCGAGAAGGCCCTGAACGAAAAAGGCGCAGATTTCGACTACGGTTCTGCTGCTGCACGTCTGGCCGAGGCCGCAGCTCAGCTGCGCACCGTCCAGCAGATCCGCAAGAAGTTTGGCGGCTAAGCCGTCAAGCCTCATGCGTGATTGATTAAAAAGGGTAGCCTCGGCTACCCTTTTTCTTTTTTTGCAAAACACTTCTTTGGTCTGAAGTCTGACCGCCCAGGATTGGTAGCCATTCATGTCTCTCGAAATCGTAATTCTTGCCGCAGGCCAGGGCACCCGCATGCGTTCGGCCCTGCCCAAGGTGCTGCACCCGGTTGCCGGCAACTCCATGCTTGGCCATGTTATCCACAGCGCCCGGCAGCTGGATCCACAGCGCATTCACGTGGTGATCGGCCACGGTGCCGATGTGGTGCGTGAGCGTCTGGCGGCGGATGACCTGAATTTCGTATTGCAGGACAAGCAATTGGGTACGGGCCATGCCACTGCGCAAGCCGTGCCGTTCATCAAGGCCGACACCGTGCTGATTCTCTACGGTGACGTGCCGCTGATCGAAGTGGAAACCTTGCAGCGCCTGCTCCAACACGTAGTGCCAGGCCAGATGGGTCTGCTCACCGTCGAACTGGACGACCCGACCGGCTACGGTCGCATCGTGCGCAACGCTGATGGCAAGGTCGCCGCCATCGTCGAGCACAAGGACGCCAGCGAAGCCCAGCGCGCCATCACTGAAGGCAACACCGGCATCCTCGCGGTTCCGGCTGATCGCCTGGCCGACTGGATGAGCCGCTTGTCCAACAACAATGCCCAGGGCGAGTACTACCTGACCGACGTCATCGAGATGGCCGTCAGCGATGGCCTGGTGGTCGCCACCGAACAGCCCCACGACCCGATGGAAGTGCAGGGTGCCAACGACCGCAAGCAACTGGCGGAGCTGGAGCGTCACTATCAACTGCGTGAAGGCCGCCGCCTGATGGCGCTGGGCGTGACGCTGCGTGATCCGGCACGTTTCGATGTGCGGGGTGATGTCACCGTAGGCCGCGACGTGCTGATCGATATCAACGTGATCCTCGAAGGCCGCGTGGTCATTGAAGACGACGTGGTGATCGGCCCGAACTGCGTGATCAAGGACAGTACCCTGCGCAAAGGTGTGGTGATCAAGGCCAACAGCCATATCGACGGTGCGGTGATGGGCGAGGGCAGTGATGCCGGTCCGTTCGCGCGTTTGCGTCCGGGCAGCGTGCTGGGCGCCCGCGCCCATGTGGGTAACTTTGTAGAACTGAAAAACGCCCGGATGGGCGACGACGCCAAGGCAGGACACCTGGCCTACCTCGGTGATGCAGTGATTGGTGCACGCAGCAATATCGGCGCCGGCGCTATTACCTGTAACTACGATGGCGCCAATAAGTACCAGACGACCATTGGTGAAGACGTATTTATTGGCTCCAACAACTCATTGATCGCGCCCGTCACCATTGGTGATGGTTCGAATACGGCGGCAGGCTCAA from Pseudomonas yamanorum harbors:
- the atpD gene encoding F0F1 ATP synthase subunit beta, yielding MSSGRIVQIIGAVIDVEFPRDSVPSIYNALKVKSDAGTTLEVQQQLGDGVVRTIAMGSTEGLKRGLEVTDSGAAISVPVGKATLGRIMDVLGNPIDEAGPIDTEERWGIHRPAPSFAEQAGGNDLLETGIKVIDLVCPFAKGGKVGLFGGAGVGKTVNMMELIRNIAIEHSGYSVFAGVGERTREGNDFYHEMKDSNVLDKVALVYGQMNEPPGNRLRVALTGLTMAEKFRDEGNDVLLFVDNIYRYTLAGTEVSALLGRMPSAVGYQPTLAEEMGTLQERITSTKNGSITSIQAVYVPADDLTDPSPATTFAHLDATVVLSRDIASLGIYPAVDPLDSTSRQLDPNVIGQEHYDTARGVQYVLQRYKELKDIIAILGMDELSETDKQLVSRARKIQRFLSQPFFVAEVFTGASGKYVSLKDTIAGFKGILNGDYDHLPEQAFYMVGGIEEAIEKAKKL
- a CDS encoding F0F1 ATP synthase subunit epsilon, whose amino-acid sequence is MAMTFHCDIVSAEGEIFSGQIESVIAHGELGDLGINFGHAPLITSLKPGPITLTKLGGEREVFYISGGFLEVQPNMVKVLADTVQRAADLDEASAQEAVKAAEKALNEKGADFDYGSAAARLAEAAAQLRTVQQIRKKFGG
- the glmU gene encoding bifunctional UDP-N-acetylglucosamine diphosphorylase/glucosamine-1-phosphate N-acetyltransferase GlmU; amino-acid sequence: MSLEIVILAAGQGTRMRSALPKVLHPVAGNSMLGHVIHSARQLDPQRIHVVIGHGADVVRERLAADDLNFVLQDKQLGTGHATAQAVPFIKADTVLILYGDVPLIEVETLQRLLQHVVPGQMGLLTVELDDPTGYGRIVRNADGKVAAIVEHKDASEAQRAITEGNTGILAVPADRLADWMSRLSNNNAQGEYYLTDVIEMAVSDGLVVATEQPHDPMEVQGANDRKQLAELERHYQLREGRRLMALGVTLRDPARFDVRGDVTVGRDVLIDINVILEGRVVIEDDVVIGPNCVIKDSTLRKGVVIKANSHIDGAVMGEGSDAGPFARLRPGSVLGARAHVGNFVELKNARMGDDAKAGHLAYLGDAVIGARSNIGAGAITCNYDGANKYQTTIGEDVFIGSNNSLIAPVTIGDGSNTAAGSTINQDVDKSQLAVARARQRNIDGWKRPVKIKKT